One Cryptomeria japonica chromosome 9, Sugi_1.0, whole genome shotgun sequence genomic window carries:
- the LOC131039489 gene encoding auxilin-related protein 1, with protein sequence MEDILRDYGLRPQGKSAPMGSSKSLNTTTSSFSFNFNTVGGLNNYNNKKSSPSLNPVDDIFSTTANQGTSTYNSSDTDFSAVYDDVFSGPAQPKTSHSTMGYNDIFQSFSSPTKPSSAPLSGAPRYDDDIFGGVQGVKSSNTMPYDDVFASVGGSAASPGRDSFDDLLGGFSAKEPAAKPRSPSPPAKGNSAFDDLLPGFGKSEPAEPRGTAKTKFQQPSDSSQKPATDPFVVLEADSFSSNASSATFHDPLEEFGMPTESASMNDRKSSTNGTIGIDDIFDGFSQSVPLASSPINNFGKDQSPLKTDRISSPPRTKDSREAVESKSPKIASANNLEKNHAKIYSSDPMADFDIPSGIADASIKSTSDTNKHSLHEDSTFSSNLNSKEASSPGKPNDSSEIVYDRWITVDDIQLFTQPTSAPPPSRLPPPLVIKQGPSKSYREAFGSEKPSVISSIDELEEFAMGRSQGYAQQKEGISSFEEDIGSNSAAAAMKEAMDKAEAKLKTAKKVREKEKEEDMVKARQSERQEREERPVEEVAEREEKERVARVAREAREREEREKEERERERLRTEKERERNKIAVERATKEARERAGIEAREKAQRAAVERATREARERAATEARERAQRAVVEKAAAEARERAAAEARERAAAEARERAERAAAEARERAAAEAKERAERAAVERATAEVRLRAERAAVERATAEVRERAAERASAERAAAAKERQMRNDNDLESFFSMGARPSSAPRQRPATPDAFFNAQTQNKGFSSEAPQKTSAGVPSGIRKASSAANMTDDWTSLFGTPSADEFQEVEGETEERRRARLERHQRTLERTVKALAEKNERDMQVQRDQAERNRFSETLDAEIKRWAAGKEGNLRALLSTLQYVLWPEAGWQPVSLTDVITGASVKKVYRKATLCVHPDKVQQKGATIQQKYIAEKVFDLLKEAWNKFNSEELF encoded by the exons ATGGAAGACATATTGCGCGACTATGGCCTCAGGCCGCAGGGCAAATCCGCTCCAATGGGATCAAGCAAGAGCCTAAACACAACCACCAGCAGTTTTAGTTTCAATTTTAACACAGTCGGAGGGTTGAACAATTATAACAACAAAAAATCTTCTCCCTCATTAAACCCTGTCGATGATATTTTCAGCACGACAGCAAATCAGGGCACAAGTACGTACAATAGCAGTGACACCGATTTTAGTGCGGTCTACGATGATGTCTTTAGCGGGCCTGCACAGCCGAAAACCAGCCATTCGACCATGGGCTACAATGACATTTTTCAGAGCTTTTCTTCTCCCACAAAACCCTCATCGGCCCCTCTATCTGGTGCCCCGCGTTATGACGATGATATCTTTGGCGGCGTACAGGGAGTGAAGAGCTCAAATACGATGCCATACGATGATGTTTTTGCCAGCGTTGGAGGATCTGCTGCTAGCCCTGGGCGTGATTCGTTTGATGATCTGCTCGGTGGGTTCAGCGCCAAGGAACCGGCTGCTAAACCTCGTAGTCCTTCCCCTCCTGCGAAGGGAAATTCGGCATTTGATGATTTGCTGCCAGGGTTTGGGAAGAGTGAGCCTGCTGAACCACG GGGCACAGCCAAGACTAAGTTCCAACAGCCCTCTGATTCTTCCCAGAAGCCTGCAACTGATCCTTTTGTAGTTTTAGAAGCAGATTCTTTTTCCTCAAATGCATCTTCAGCTACATTTCATGATCCTCTTGAAGAATTTGGTATGCCAACTGAGTCTGCTAGTATGAATGACAGAAAAAGTTCCACCAATGgaactattggaattgatgatatCTTTGATGGCTTTTCTCAATCAGTTCCCCTAGCCTCATCTCCCATCAATAATTTTGGCAAAGACCAAAGCCCATTGAAGACAGATCGAATCTCGAGTCCTCCTCGAACTAAGGATAGCAGAGAGGCTGTGGAAAGCAAATCTCCAAAGATAGCCTCAGCAAATAACCTAgagaaaaatcatgccaagatatATTCAAGTGACCCTATGGCAGATTTTGATATACCAAGTGGCATTGCTGATGCTTCTATAAAATCTACTTCAGATACCAATAAACATTCTTTGCATGAAGATTCTACATTTTCTAGTAACCTGAATTCGAAGGAGGCTTCTTCACCTGGAAAGCCTAATGACAGTTCAGAGATTGTCTATGATAGATGGATCACTGTAGATGACATTCAACTTTTTACACAACCTACATCAGCCCCACCACCATCAAGGTTACCTCCTCCTTTAGTGATCAAGCAGGGACCCTCAAAATCATATAGAGAAGCATTTGGTTCTGAGAAACCATCTGTGATTTCTTCAATTGACGAACTCGAAGAGTTTGCCATGGGTAGGTCTCAAGGTTATGCTCAACAGAAAGAAGGTATATCATCATTTGAAGAAGACATTGGCAGCAATTCAGCAGCAGCTGCAATGAAGGAAGCCATGGACAAGGCTGAAGCAAAACTAAAAACGGCCAAGAAAGTgagagagaaggaaaaggaagaagatATGGTCAAGGCCAGGCAAAGTGAAAGGCAAGAGAGAGAAGAAAGACCAGTGGAAGAGGTTGCCGAGCGTGAAGAAAAGGAAAGGGTGGCAAGGGTAGCTCGGGAGGCTcgtgagagagaggagagagaaaaggAGGAACGAGAAAGAGAAAGGCTTAGAacagaaaaggagagagagagaaacaaAATTGCTGTGGAAAGGGCAACAAAGGAGGCTCGTGAGAGAGCAGGTATTGAAGCTCGTGAAAAAGCACAAAGAGCTGCAGTTGAGAGGGCAACCAGAGAGGCTCGTGAGAGGGCAGCTACTGAAGCACGAGAAAGAGCACAGAGAGCAGTTGTAGAGAAAGCAGCTGCAGAGGCAAGGGAAAGGGCAGCGGCTGAGGCTAGGGAAAGGGCAGCTGCAGAGGCAAGAGAACGGGCAGAAAGAGCAGCTGCAGAGGCAAGGGAAAGAGCAGCTGCAGAGGCAAAGGAAAGAGCAGAGAGAGCAGCTGTAGAGAGAGCTACAGCAGAGGTGAGACTTAGAGCAGAGCGTGCTGCTGTAGAGAGGGCCACTGCCGAAGTTCGAGAGCGTGCTGCAGAAAGAGCATCAGCTGAGAGGGCTGCTGCAGCAAAAGAGAGGCAAATGAGAAATGACAATGATCTTGAATCTTTCTTTAGTATGGGTGCTCGGCCTAGTAGTGCCCCTAGGCAAAGACCAGCCACTCCG GATGCTTTTTTTAATGCACAAACTCAAAACAAAGGATTTTCTAGTGAAGCACCCCAGAAAACATCTGCAGGGGTTCCATCCGGTATTAGGAAAGCTTCTTCTGCAGCAAACATGACTGATGATTGGACATCTCTTTTTG GCACTCCATCAGCTGATGAGTTTCAGGAGGTTGAAGGAGAAACCGAGGAGAGGAGGAGAGCTAGGTTGGAACGGCATCAACGCACCCTTGAACGAACT GTCAAAGCATTAGCTGAAAAGAATGAACGTGATATGCAAGTTCAAAGAGATCAAGCTGAGAGAAAT AGATTTTCTGAAACTTTGGATGCTGAGATCAAACGATGGGCGGCAGGGAAGGAGGGAAATTTAAGAGCTTTGCTTTCAACATTGCAATAT GTACTTTGGCCTGAGGCTGGTTGGCAGCCAGTATCACTGACAGATGTTATTACTGGTGCTTCTGTCAAGAAAGTTTATAGGAAAGCTACTCTGTGTGTACATCCAGATAAAGTGCAGCAAAAAGGGGCAACTATCCAACAGAAATATATTGCTGAAAAAGTTTTTGATCTGTTAAAG